Part of the Tenacibaculum sp. SZ-18 genome, TTATTATTCAGTAAAAAAAACACCACCTAGTTTTTGGCTTTTAAGCGTATTTATAGTTTTAACAGGTTTTTTATTTTCTCTTGATGATTACACTCTCTTAGGAATGCTTTGTTTATTTGGTTTGCGATTATCTTGGTTAAAGTTAATGTTTGACATAAATACGAAGATTAATAAGAGTATTCTTCTTGTAACTTTTGCCATAGCAACTGTTTTATCAAGTATTGTTTTATACTTGCTATATACAGACTCAATTTTTTATTATTTATCAATTTTAACTACAGTTGGTTTGGTGTTAATATTGTCTACAGCCTTTTCACTATTTACAACGAAAGGAATGAATTTTGGTAACAAAGAAATGCTATTTGCAGTTGCTATTTTTATTATTTCAGACGCATTATCAGGGTCTAAAAAAATCATGGGAACTTCAGTTTTTTATGTAATATTAAGTGTAGTACTTTACAATACGGCCTATTATTTTCTTATGAGAGCTCTAATAAAAAATTATAAGTCTAGTTAACTTTTGATAGTATAACTTATTGTGAAATTTGATATGTATATGGATAATTTTTCCTGATTTTACATTCTTTAATAAATATTAAATTTTTCTTTAATTTCATTAAAACTCATTTTAGCATATTCACTTTTCTGTCTTGCCGATATCGACTGGGAACTTTTTATAATAACATACCTGTATTCCATAAAAAACGTAAATACTTTTGTGCCAGAGTCAGTCGAACTTACTCGCACTTGAATACCTGTTTCATTTGTTCCCTCAAATAGTCCGAATGTATAATATTCATTTTGATCGGAAAAAAAATAGGGTAAGGCGTAAATGCCTCTACTTTCTATTGATTCGTTTGTCCTACCATATACAAGCACAACATCTGTATCAGGGTTTAATTCCGATTCAGTTAGAACATCTAAGCCCATTAAATTTGTAACCTGAGCACCATTTATTGTGTAATTAGCTGTAATCCAATCTGAATAAAATACGTTTGCGGAGCCAGCTTCTCCTTGGGGACCTGTATCTCCGGTGACACCTTGTTCTCCTTGTGGTCCTTCAATTCCTTGTTCGCCATCCTCACCACTACATGAAAAAATTATCAATGAAAATATTATTGCCAAAGAAAGTTTTATTGTGTTATGTATCGTTATCATTTCTTTTGTTTTAAAATAATAAAGTAAATTTAGTAGGAACAAAGTGCAGGAGTATCCAGTATTCTTGAATATCAAAAAAATCGGATAGTGAAGAAGATTTATCTATTGATAAATTTATACATCAATCCAAACTTAGTTTTGAGACGATATGTTTCATTTTATTCTCCTTTTTCTCATTAATTTTTAAGACGATAATCATACGTAAGAAGTAAAAGATTTATTCTTTGATTATGAAGGAAATTAGTTTGAGCTACTTTAGCTTACTTTTATTGTTTACTTCATTGTTAATTATTGCTAATAGTAATTAGCTAGATTACTATAGAGCGAGCTATTTAGGAAATTCTATTATTAATTGCTGTGTTTCTGAAAATTTGCTTTGATATGTTAACTTTGTATTTACCAGAAACTACTGATCTATTGATTGTGTTTTAGGTAAAGCAAAACCATCATTTTCAATACTATGAAGATCAATCAATGTAGATCGATTTAAAAAATCATCCCATTTGGTGAAATGTTTGAATATGAATTAGTTAACAATTATAATAATATCTAAGACTATTATTCCAGTTTTAGGACCCAGAAGTTGTCATCTCCCGTTGCTCCCTCTCCTTGTCCGGAAATATTAGTATACCAACTACCAGCAACAATATATCCTCCATCTTGTGATTGTTCTACTGAATATGGTATGTCATCACCAATACCACCTATATTTTTTTGCCATAAAACTTCACCGTTGGATCCCATTTTAAGAATTAAGAAGTCAAATGCGCCACTATTTTGTGTAACATCAATATCACTTGAACGAGATCCTCCGATGGCAATATAGCCCCCGTCTACTGTTTGTTTCACTTCATTTAAGCCGTCAACATCACTTCCTCCAAACACTTTTTTCCATGTTATATCACCTTCATTATTAGTTTTAATGACTATGGCATCTAAACTACCATTATTTGCCCCAATATCACCATCGCCCGATCTAGAGTATCCTGAGATAATATATCCATTATCTGAGGTTTCTGAAACAGAAGCGATTTCTTCATTTTCTGTTCCAACATAGAACTTTTCCCATTGTAAAACTCCATCATAATTTAATTTAAAGATCCACATATTTCTTTTGTCCTTTGATGATTCGCTAAAACCTCCAATAATATATCCAAGATCAGTTGTTTCATCGATTGACATTGCAATATCTCTCATTTCATACCCTAAATTTTGTTGCCAAAGTAATTCGCCTTCATTAGATAATTTCACAACCCATGCATCTGATTGCCCAAGCACATTGAAATTATCAGAACTAGTATAACCAACGGCAATAAATGAACCGTCGGAGGTTTCTATGATTGATTCTAGAATATCATCCTTTGAACCTCCGATGCTTGTACTCCATATAATATTCCCTCCGCTATCAAGTTTAAAAACTAAAAAATCACGCATACCGTTGTTGGTCGAAACATCACCACCAACTGAGCTTGAAAACGCCCCAACAATAATACCGCCGTCTTTTGTTTCTTTTATGTCATGAATTACATCCTGATCTGAACCTCCAAAACTTTTTTCCCAAATTAATTTTCCTGAATAATCCAGTTTTACAATCCAACAATCGGTTCCTCCCATATTCGAAGAAATATCTCCGTCTACAGAGTCTGTGGAACCAGCGACAAGATATCCTAAATCGTTTGTTTGAATTACTGCGTACGCAACATCTGTATTGGATCCTCCCAATGATTTTTGCCAGGAGATTTGTACATCATCACTAGTATTTGTTATGGTAGTAAATGAAAAGTTACGTTCTGTAATTCCGTTTCTCTCATCGTTTGCTATAACACGCCCAGTGTAGCTTGTCTCATGAGCTAATTTTTCAATTAAGAATTCAGTAGTTTTTAAACCAGAGGAAATTTCGTTGCCATTAAAATATATTGAATATGATACAATATCTCCATCAGGATCAATTGAATCAGACCAAGTAAGCAGCGCACTAGAACTGGTAATATTTGTAACATTTATCGTAAAGTTCCCTGGATTTTGATTAGTAGTTGTAATGTCATTACTAATTTCACTACTACAGCCAAACATCAATGCTGTAATCAAAATATATACATTAAATAATTTATACATTTTTTATTTACAAAGGTATGTTTGAATTGATCGATAAATATCCAAAAGTATTGATAGTCAAAATATTCGGACATATTAGGTGGTTTTTCTGTAAATGCTTGGTGAAATTCCTACCATTTTTTTAAATGCACTATAAAATGTAGATTTTGAGTTAAACCCAGACTCGAGACCAATACTAATAACAGTATAGTTTAAAAAACGATTATTAGTAAGTTTTAACTTTGCATCTTCAACTCTAAAAGAATTAATATAATCTGCAAAATTTTTTCCAGTTATGGTGTTTATAAGTTGAGATAGATAATTCCCGCTTATTTTGAGTTGATTAGCTATATTTATTAAACTGATATTTGGGTCTCTAAATATTTTTTCTTTTGTCATTAGTATTTCTAACTTTTTAAAATACTTATTATCTCCAGTTATATTAATTGAGCTTTTTTGATTTATAACTTGTTTTAATTTAAGTTCAGTTAATTTGGCAATTAAGTGAAACAAGTATACATGATTATCAGTAAAAAAAGCTTTTTGGGAGTGTTCAGAGTCTAACACACCAATAATATTATTATCAATATAAATAGGAACAGTTAATTCTGATTTTCTTTTTAGATCATCTTTAATATAAATATTGGAAAGAGTAACATCATCAATACGGTTATATTTACCTGTTTTTGCTGTTTTTCCTACATAGCCGTTACCTACTTTAATTTTTAAAGGACTTATAATTTTCTTTTTGCAATCGGTTTTGTTCCCATATGCAGCTTTTTGGACTAAATATTTTTTTTCTCTATCCAGCATATAAATAACACAATCTTCCAGATTTAAATATGAAATACAATTTTCAGTAATATCCCAGAGGACTTCACTTATAGTATTTTTATCATATAGTGATGTTGCAAAGTAGCTTAAAATAGTTAGTGTTTCTAATGGATTAGTTAATAGTAGTTCCTCATTAAATTCCGAAAGTGAATTTTTAAGAAAATATGGAATATTTTCCAAAGAATAACTAAATTTTTGAGCCTTGTGTGTTGTGTCCATTTTATTTATTTTTTATTGTAGTATTTCATATGTGAATATTTATACTCAATTAAATGTGTGTTGCTTTTATAAAAAGCAATTTAGTACTGTAAACAAAATAAGTCTTGGAGGCTAGTTACTTATTCTTGGATATTTGTTACTTGTTTTAAATAAAATGTTATTCTTAAGGTTTTAGAAATAATTTTTTCTGAATTCAGAGGGTGATTTTTTGAATTCTTCCTTGAAAACCCGAGTAAAGTAAGCTGGGTCTTTGAAGCCAACCTGGTATGCAATTTCTGATATCGTATATTTATGATTGTGGAGTAATTCTTTACTTTTTTGTAAACGAATTCTTCTAATAAATTTGTTGGGAGGTAGTCCAGTTAGATTTTTTATTTTTCGAAATAAATGAATTCTACTTATGTTTAATTTTTCGGCGAAATCAGGAACTCCAAATTCATCATTATCCAATTCCTTATGAATTATTTGAATTGCTTTCGACATAAACGAATCGATTTTTTTATTTTTAGATAAAGATGTTATTTCTTCGTTTTTATATTTTTTCTGTAGCTTTTTTCTGGAGTTGATTATATTCTCAATACGAAGTATCAGTGTTTCTCTATTAAATGGTTTTATAATATAATCTTCAGCACCTGTTTTTAATCCTTTCAATTTACTTTCTCGACTCGATTTAGAAGTTAGAAATATTAGAGGAATATGATTAGTAACCTCGTTTTCTTGTATTTTTTTACTCAGTTCTATTCCATCTAATTCAGGCATCATTATGTCAGATAATATTAAATCTGGTAAATGTTTTTTACATAAATCCCAAGCAATTTTCCCATTAGCTGCTTTAAGTAGATTATATTTACTTGATAAGCAAAAGTTCATATAATCCATAACTTCTTCGTTATCTTCAGCAATTAGAATGATGGGACGTTGATCATTCTCATCAAAAACGAAATCGTGATTACTAAAATTTGCTTTAGGTTTTGGTAGTTCAAATGGTGCTATTATGGAAATAGTTGTTCCTTTGTGTTTTTTGCTTTTTACACGAATAGTACCTTTCAAAAGATTCACTAGTTCCTTAGTTAAAGTGAGTCCTAATCCAACACCCTGTTTATTTAAAGGTTTTTCTTTACTAAAGGGATTAAACAGTTGAGAAAGAAACTTTTCATTCATGCCAATTCCATTATCACGTACTTTAATTTCTAGATTTTGTGATTGCTCTAGGACACTTACAGAAACATCTATTTTTCCATTTATTCTATTGTATTTAATAGAATTAGAGATAAGATTAGATATAATTTTCCTCCATTTATCCTCATCAAATAACAACTCTTTTTTTGCGTGTGAACTTTTAAAATTTATACAAATTCCTTTCTCAACGGCCATAGAGTTAAATGAATTACACAGGTATTTAGCAAAAGCAATGAAATCACCTTGATTAAGTTGAACATCTAATTTATTATCCTGCATTTGAGCAATTTCGAGTATCTTTTGAACCTGGTTTGATAAATGATGGGTTTGATTTTCAATTTGAGTAAGATGTTTACTTGTTTTAGATTTTTGAGAATGATTTTGATCGCTTTTTATTTGATCAGTTGCTCCCAAAATTATAGTAAGAGGAGTTCTAAATTCGTGTGCAATTTGATTAAACCAACGTGTTTTTGCTTTCGATAAATTCGATATAAATTCCTTTTCGGTTTTTGCTATTTTATTTTTCACTTGGATTTTATAAAAGGCGAAAATCGATAATCCAATAAGTAAAGTATAAATTAAATATGCTATATCTGTTTTATACCAAGATGGGATTACGGTGATGCTAATCGGATTATAAGTTCCAATAAGTTGATCGTTATAAGTTGCTTTTATTTCCAAATTATAGTTTCCTTTAGGAATAGAGGATAGGGTAATTTCACCAATATCTTGAGGAGGAAGCCAATTTTTGTGTAAACCATTTAGCTTAAAATGATACTTAATTTTTTGTTGGTTTTCGAAAGATATAGTTTGAAATTTAAAACGAATACTTTGATCTTTTGGTTCAATGAATAAAGTATTTTTATAGGTCTTATTTTGTTTTGGAAATTTATAAACTAAATTGGTATCTCTTCTAAATTTAGTAAGAGATTCCCAAATTATAGATCTTGATTTAGCTGTATTTGAGATAAGGTTTTTTGGATTGAAAAATTGCAGTCCTCCTTCACTTCCAAGCCAAATATTACCATTGCTATCCATGAGTTTAGAACTAATTAACATTGAATTATTATATAAACCATCCGAAGCCATAAAACTTTCGAATTTTTCAGAATTAATATCAAAAGATAAAATACCGTGACTTACCGTACTTAACCATAATCTTCCATTTTTATCGCTTAGTACAGATAGAATTTTATCATTTGGCATATATTCATTCCTTATATATCTTTTGAATGTATTGTTTTTCTTATCCATTTTATTGAGTCCACCATCCGTACCAATCCATATCGTGCCATTCTCGTCCTGTTCAATAGATTGTATCAAATTAGAGCTGATAGAGTTATGATTATTAGGATTATGGGTATGAGATATAAAGGAAAAATTGCTAGATGCGTTTAATTTACTCAGATTTGAAATCTGAAGTAATCCTGAACTTATTGTTGCTAACCATAAATTATCGCTATTATCTTTAAAAATATCTATAATTCCAATGTTCTTTTTAAATACTTTTATTTCAAAAGCAGTTCCTTTTTTAGGATTATAAACTACTAGTTTGTCCCATTGTGAAATCCATAAACGTTGGTTTCTATCTTCAATAATTTTCCAGCAAGCATCTTTTTGTAAATTTATAGTGGCAAGAGACACCGACTCGATATTATTTTGATTAGGGTTTATTTTGAGTAGTGATGTATTATTCTTTGCATTTTTACCGACAGTGTATAAAAAGTTGTCACTTGCTACATATAGAGATTTTACATTATTGGAATTTATTTTTTTAGGTTTTGCAACTGTTTTTTTTCTCCATTTATAAATTCCATCTGGTAGAGCAAACCAAAAATGATTTTTAGATTCAGCAATCTCTCTTATTTGACCTACTTTTTGTAAGATTGGATGTCTGAATTGCTTATGTTTAATTAAATGAAAAACCCCCAGATTCGTGCCAAACCAATAATTTCCTTCATTATCTTCTAGCATACAATTAATTCTGATATTACTTGGTGCATTTTTAAGTATATTTTTTAATCGTACAATTTCAAATGAAGAAAAGTCTGAAGTATATTTATAAATTGAGTCACCAGCGTTAATCCAAAAATTTCCTTTAGTATCTCTATATATGAATGGGATATCGGAAAAAACTGAAGAAAAATTAGTTTTAAAATCTAGAAATGTTTGTTGTAATTTTCCATTTTGGATGGATGAAATAAATAGATTATTTTCTGAATATATAAGGGTGCTGTCTTTAGATATTGCGAATAAATTCAGAAGGCTTTCATTATGCGACAGTTTTATTTCAGTAGTTTTTTTTTCTATAACTTTTAATAATTTGGAAGGAGATGTTGATTCATCATTAGGAGTATCAAATTGAGTACTAAGAATCAATTTTGTAGTATCGTCTGCAATACTGATGTTCAATGTCATGTTATCTGAAATCTGTTCGATTTTTTGAAGCTCGATGTCATAGGTATACGCTGATGTTGCTGACGAAATCCATAGTTTTTTTTGATCAGGAGTTATTTTAAAAACAGAAGATAAGTCGATATTTTCCTCGTTGTACTTTACTGGTAAGCTTGAAAAAATTTCAGTATATGGGTTTAATACATTTATTCCTGCACCTAATGTTCCTAAATAAATTAAGTTGTTATTTAGTTGGGTAATTGTTCTTACCCAATTGGCTTGTAGTGCTGTTGAATCTCCAGGTACATATGTGAATTTTTTAAATTGGTTCCCATTAAAGCGGTTTAATCCATATTGGGTACCTAACCAAATAAAACCGTCTTTATCTTGATATAAATCAGAAATCCAATTATTGGATAGTCCACTTTCAATTGTGTAGTGTTTTACATCAAAGGATGAGATATTTTGAGCAGCAAGAGAAAGAGAAAAAATTATAAACCAAATATTTAATAAATAAAAAATATTTTTAAAACTCATTTAATATGAATATAATTGGTTACACTAAGATACTAAAAAACGTTTTTTAAGGTGCTATATCTATAGAAGATATAGCGTTCTTATGTAACTAACAACTTACATACCAGTCTTTAAGTCAAAGTAAATACGTATCAAATACAATGTGTTAATATAAAACATGATGTACTAATGTCTATTGAAGTTTTAGTACAAAAAAACACCCCTCAATACGAGAGGCGTTTTATTTACTTACTTTTTAATAATTTTTTTAACTGTAGATTTTCCGTTAATTGTTATGCGAACAAAATAGATTCCGTTGGTCAATTGATGTTGAATTTCGTTAAGTTTAAATTCATGTATTCCTGAATCAATTTTGGTATGGATTAAAGTTTTGGAAGTGCCATAAACACTAATTACTTCAATTTTTAAATCTGTTTTACTATTCGAATTACCAATTCTTACTTTGGAATTATCATTAATTGAGTTGGGATAAATTGATATTAGATCTGGGAGACTGGAATTACTAGAGATTGAATTTACGCTGGCTTGTAAATTATCTGGATCAGAATCATACCAGGTTCCATTATAAAACCAACCTTCAGAACATCTCTTTAAATCAAGCGTTTGAGAGTTTCCATTATTGCTGAATATAATATTTGAGCAATCGGTATTATTGAAAGTGTATTTGTACCAACCATTACTTTGTAACGTCATAGTTTCACCTGGCCAAGTTGTGGTTAGGTTGGAAGGTGAAACATTCCAAAAGTATATTTCAGGATCACTGTAAGAATCAGATTTGAAATAGATGTTTAAGTCGTTTCCAGTAGGTTGTTCTTCTGGATTGGAGTCATACCAAGTTCCATTGAAATACCAACCATCTCCGCATCGTTGTAAATCATCAGTTTGATTATTTCCGTTACTACTAAAAATCAAATTGGTACAATTCACATTGCTGAACGTGTAGGAGAACCAGCCATTGCCAATATCAGTCATATTTTCACCAGGCCAAGATGTTGTAGTAGTTTCAGGACTTGTATTCCAGTAATATATGTTAGGATTCGAAATGTTTCCTTTGTAATAAATTATTATACTATCAACCGAATCTGGATCTGGATCATCAGGTGTTGTATTATCTCTTGGATCTGTATCAAACCATTGGTTATCTTGAAACCATCCATCTTGAGTCCTAACTAAATCATCAGTTTTTGCATTACCATTATCATTAAATAGTAAGTTTGTACTTGTTACTCCGTTGAATACATATTCATACCAATCTGTATTTCCAATTTGATTCATTTCTGGACCAGGCCAATTGCTAGTAGGTAAAACATCTGGAGATTCATTCCAATAATGAATATTTACTTGCGACCAAGAAGCAGGTTTTTTAAAGTATACATGTAATCCTTGAACTGGTCCGATAGCAAAGTTTTGTGTTATAATATCTGAGGCTATTCCATTACTGTCAAATGCAATTGCTTTTATGGTAGAAGAATTATTGACAGTAAAAGAACTGGTATAACGATTACTAGATTGATTTGGATTGGAATTATCAGTAGTATAGAAAATTTCTAAGCTTCCAGAGCCACCAAAAGCTTCCATTGATACTTGTATTGGATTTTCGGATTGAGTTGTATTTGAATTAATAGTTACAATAGGTTTACTAGGTCCATTAACACAGGTTTCAAAATATCCACCACCACATGGTCCAATTAGCCCTGGTCCGTCTAAAACATAAACTCCAGCAGAACCAGAAGTAACTGAAAAATTGATTCTACCTCCAGAAGCAAAAGTTTCTCTTCCAGTTACAGCATCTCTATACACGCCATCAGTAACTCCAGATATAGAAAATGATGCACTGCCATCTTTGGCTAATCCAACAACAACTTCACTGTTTCCATGAACTCTTTTATAAGAAACAGCATTTCCTGGAGCTTCTTTCCATTCCCAACTTCCTTTTTGTAAAGCGGGGACAGCGCGTCGCATTGCATTTAATTTTTTTATTTGTTGATAGATTTTATGACTTGGAGCCTGATTCATAACATCGCCATAATAAGCTCTACCAGTATTGTCAATGGATTCTTGAATTCCAGCAGCATTATGAATATCTGCATATTCACCCGCTTTAAAGCGCATTTCAGTTCCGTAATATACTGTTGGAATTCCGCGCCAAGTGAACATAAAGTTCATGCATGCCGCTAAGTTCTCGTCGCTTCCTCCATAGCGTCGGTTCCAGTCGTTATTTGGGCCAAAGTCATGGTTGTCTAACCACGTAATTAATGTAGAAGGATCACTGTATAAATGATCGTAACGGGCGGCTGCTTTTACTGTTGGAAATGATTGACCTTCTTCAAAAGTTCCATGAAAAGTAGCCTCTCCGTAAAAATCAATTACGGCTAAATCCAATGGAGCAGAATTATTTACTGCACCACGCCAAGTGTAATAATGAGGATTGGTTTCCTCAACTGGGTGAAGTTCATGTCGCTTTTGAGCAACTTCTCCGAAAATAAAAAGATTTGGATTGATAGCTTTGAATGCGTCAAAGAAATAAAGTACATCCTCTTTGCTCATATGTTTTAGTGTGTCCCAGCGAAAAGCATCTACTCCCATTTCGATATATTTGCGATATGCTTCCACTAAATATTCTCTAACTTTTGGGTTACTTGTATTTAAATCTGGAGTGTCCCCGGCAAGAGCTCGATTATGTAAGTTTTCAATATCATCAAAACCTTGAGCAAATCCATTACCTGAATGATGATACCAATCAGGATCACTTGTGTCCACATAACTTTCTTTTCCTGGGAAATTGTAAGCTGCTAAATTTTGATTATAAGGTGCTGGCATTTTTGCCAAGTTTGCTCTACTCCAAATTAATCCGTCATCTGGGTTTGGTGTAATTCCATCGTATTCCCAATTAGGATTATCAACTGCAGCCCATGGTTTAGTCGGATCGGTGTTGTACTTAATTTCTGCAACATCTTTAATGCCAAATCGTCCTGCATGGTTGGTTACAACATCTAGCACGATTTTCATTCCTCTAGCGTGAACTTCATTGATTAAATCTTGGAAAGTTGCACTAGGTGATTCCAACCTTGGATCAACACGAGTAAAATCCCAAGCATGATACCCATGATAATCTAAAGGACTTCTGTTATGAACAATAGGCGTAATCCAAATTGCCGTAAAGCCCATGTCTTTTATGTAATCTAATTTTTGAATTAAACCTTTAAAATCGCCTCTCCAGGTTACATCATTAGGATTTGTAATACTTGGATTGATATCGGGATCTTCATTATATGAAGACCACTCATTGGGAGCATTATTATTTGGGTCTCCATCATTGAATCTACTTGTAAGTAGAAAGTAAATTGTTTCTTCTCTAAAATCGTTTTGAGAGAAAAGATAGTCGTAAGTTAACATGGTAGTAAAAAGTACCACAAAACTTAGTCTTAAGAAATAAGTTTTCATTAATAATAGGTGAGTTATTGATTAATATGAGGTTGATAAAAATGTAAACAATGGAGTTTCCAATATTACATTGTTCTCGAATTTACCTATTATTATTCTCGAAATTTACAGAGGTTTCAGCCGAAATCGATTTCGTGTTGATAAGTTTTCCAAGTAGTTTAATAATGGCTAGAACTAACTCACTCAAATAAATTCTGTATGGCTAATGGATATGTAAAATGTAGATTATTATTGTATTAAGGTTATTTTACTATTTTTCCTTAATGTCCAATCGTAACTTAGATAATATATAGTGGCGTTATCATTTACTTTTGTGTTGAAATATTTATTAATATAATCTACTGATGACTGTATGGATGTAAAATCTTCCTGATACCATTCGAATATTTTGGATACTTTAATATTGTTCAATGAAATTTGTTTTTATATGAGTCATTTATGAATTCTTTCATTAATTTTCCAGTTTTACTTTTATATTTCAGCAGTGAAAGCAAAGCTTGGGAATTTTGGTCGAGATATCTAACCAGT contains:
- a CDS encoding starch-binding protein; this translates as MKTYFLRLSFVVLFTTMLTYDYLFSQNDFREETIYFLLTSRFNDGDPNNNAPNEWSSYNEDPDINPSITNPNDVTWRGDFKGLIQKLDYIKDMGFTAIWITPIVHNRSPLDYHGYHAWDFTRVDPRLESPSATFQDLINEVHARGMKIVLDVVTNHAGRFGIKDVAEIKYNTDPTKPWAAVDNPNWEYDGITPNPDDGLIWSRANLAKMPAPYNQNLAAYNFPGKESYVDTSDPDWYHHSGNGFAQGFDDIENLHNRALAGDTPDLNTSNPKVREYLVEAYRKYIEMGVDAFRWDTLKHMSKEDVLYFFDAFKAINPNLFIFGEVAQKRHELHPVEETNPHYYTWRGAVNNSAPLDLAVIDFYGEATFHGTFEEGQSFPTVKAAARYDHLYSDPSTLITWLDNHDFGPNNDWNRRYGGSDENLAACMNFMFTWRGIPTVYYGTEMRFKAGEYADIHNAAGIQESIDNTGRAYYGDVMNQAPSHKIYQQIKKLNAMRRAVPALQKGSWEWKEAPGNAVSYKRVHGNSEVVVGLAKDGSASFSISGVTDGVYRDAVTGRETFASGGRINFSVTSGSAGVYVLDGPGLIGPCGGGYFETCVNGPSKPIVTINSNTTQSENPIQVSMEAFGGSGSLEIFYTTDNSNPNQSSNRYTSSFTVNNSSTIKAIAFDSNGIASDIITQNFAIGPVQGLHVYFKKPASWSQVNIHYWNESPDVLPTSNWPGPEMNQIGNTDWYEYVFNGVTSTNLLFNDNGNAKTDDLVRTQDGWFQDNQWFDTDPRDNTTPDDPDPDSVDSIIIYYKGNISNPNIYYWNTSPETTTTSWPGENMTDIGNGWFSYTFSNVNCTNLIFSSNGNNQTDDLQRCGDGWYFNGTWYDSNPEEQPTGNDLNIYFKSDSYSDPEIYFWNVSPSNLTTTWPGETMTLQSNGWYKYTFNNTDCSNIIFSNNGNSQTLDLKRCSEGWFYNGTWYDSDPDNLQASVNSISSNSSLPDLISIYPNSINDNSKVRIGNSNSKTDLKIEVISVYGTSKTLIHTKIDSGIHEFKLNEIQHQLTNGIYFVRITINGKSTVKKIIKK